CGCCGGCGAGCTGCTCGAAGGTGAAGGGCTTTTGCAGGAAGGCGGTGCCGTGGCCGGCGATGCCGTAGCGCACCGCCTCGTTTTCGGGGTGCCCGGAGATGCAGAGGATGGGAACGCCGGGCCGCAGGTCGCGCAGGTGGTGCGACGCCTGGTTCCCCGTCATCCCGGGCATGA
The nucleotide sequence above comes from Longimicrobium sp.. Encoded proteins:
- a CDS encoding response regulator, which gives rise to MPGMTGNQASHHLRDLRPGVPILCISGHPENEAVRYGIAGHGTAFLQKPFTFEQLAGAVQALIGAH